A portion of the Esox lucius isolate fEsoLuc1 chromosome 20, fEsoLuc1.pri, whole genome shotgun sequence genome contains these proteins:
- the LOC105029234 gene encoding uncharacterized protein LOC105029234, which yields MFGCEERRSKNKLVQREKDRIKRDEELTDRIAELDSNRGVLQKAVFEGCTQTDSAKALKLRMLTQQRETELGKTALTMVRRAALQALLERERDQYVIELNRLGKAIYQQRI from the exons ATGTTCGGTTGCGAGGAAAGACGTTCCAAAAACAAACTTGTGcaaagggagaaagacagaatcAAG AGAGATGAAGAATTGACAGATCGTATTGCAGAACTGGACAG TAACCGTGGTGTGCTGCAAAAGGCTGTGTTTGAGGGCTGCACCCAGACTGATTCAGCAAAGGCTCTGAAACTGAGGATGCTGACCCAGCAAAGAGAAACTGAGCTTGGAAAGACTGCTCTCACTATG GTCCGGAGAGCAGCACTGCAAGCCCTGCTGGAGCGTGAGAGAGACCAGTATGTCATAGAGCTCAACAGACTTGGCAAGGCCATCTACCAACAGAGAATCTAG